The sequence CTGATGAACTCTCTGCAAAAGTAATTTTCTGAAATTCTTCTCGATATTACAAAATATGGCATATTCTTTAAATAGCATCTACTGTTACGTCACCAACACTTTCATACTGAGGGTGTGATGTTGACTCCATGTCAGAATATGTTGTGAGCATGTTTTAGAATTATGTTCAGAAATTGCTGAGTTTAGGTTACTGTTTGTTTTTCAGTTAGGCTACATGGAGCAGCAGCTTGGGGAGCTTCTTGGTGCTATAATGTCCACATGCAGGTATGTTGTGCtccatttaattaaatatggAAATAAATTTGGGTTAATTACCGCTTCctctctttttgtgtttttctcaaCTGCAGTGGCATTTGACTACAAGTTAAATACCTTTTTGAAATGTATGGCCTAAAGGGATATAATGTGCTTTTGAGAGTTGAGAATTAGACTAGAGAGAACAATGTACTGTTCTGGGATGTGGATGGTTTTGTAATAACAGTATAACACCCTCTAATCCCGTTATGTACCTAGAAAGACATTGAGTTCAGTAGAACAAATTTAGATGGCCATGTGTGTGCTTCAATGCTTAGTAATATATGTAtactttccttctttttgaCAAGTAATATTGAGGCTTCATATgtccctaaaaaaaaagttgatacaTTAGAAAGCTACTGGATTTCCAACAAGCCCTGCTAGGGAAATGGTTGTGGCACTTCAGGGTGGAGAGGCATTCCCTTTGGGGAAGAGTGATAGAAACCAAATATGGGACCTTTCGGAGTGGATGTTGCACAGAAAATGCGGAGGGGTCATATGGTGTGAGTTTATGGAAATACATATGCTAAGGTTGGTTAAAGTTTGAGGATTTTATAAGATACAAGGTGGGACAAGCACAAAGATCTTATTTTTGGTAATGACTGTTAGTGGAGCGATGAGGGTTTCAAGATCCGGTACTCTGGAAGTTTTTCTTGATTGCAAGGAATAAAGATGCAAAGGTGGCTGACTATTTGGAGATGTCAAGGAGTATTCACTGGAATGTTTCTTTCACTCAAGCAGTCCAAGATTGGGGGTTGGTATCCAATATCCATGGATCCTTTCTTGGAGTATTTGTATGCTACTAAGGGGGATATAGCCATATAGGATGATTTGGATTCTCTTGAAAGCTCATAGTTCTAACGTAAGTAGTTGTTATAAGCCTTTGAGAAATGGGGGGACTAGCATTTCCCTTGGAGAACTTTTTGGCTCTTTAAAAAGtgtaaaattttaacaatgaaTAATTTAAGGAAAGGGGTATCATTATTATAAATTGGTGTTGTATATGTAAATATTTGAGGAAAGGGGTATCATTATTATGAATTGGTGTTGTATATGTAAATATTTGAGGAAAGGGGTATCATTATTATGAATTGGTGTTGTATGCGTAAGTTTGACGGGGAGACTTTAGGTCACCTCTGATGCAGGACAGACCAAAATGATGCAACactgaaattaagaaaaataaataaataaaggatagGTAACATAGAAGTCAGCACCAAGCAAAAGAGAACAGCTCGGAGACAGCACATTAATCATTAGAAgaatttcaagagaaattttattcatcGTCAAAATAATCAGTCTCCATAAGAGTACAAGATTATGCTTATATAGACTACTAAACCCTAATTCTATGACTTTTAGGAAACCAAATTTGAAATGACCTGGGAAATCCCAATTATCCaagtccaaaaacaaaaatagccTTAACTCTGGGACATTGAATACAAATACTAATAAACCTAATGAAGTGCTaatacctaaaataaaattcaatttcctccaatattaaataaaatactaaattaaaatagatatCTCTTTGTTTTAcgcacaaaatatatatatatatatatatatatgtatgtatgtatatctCTGTGTCTCCTGCATCATTCTCCCTTGGCTGGAGAAAACTTGAACTCAAAGTTTTGAAGTATCGAAGAATAAGAATTGTACCATTGGATGCTTGctttgattttggttgaagaaTAAGAATTGTAGCATTGAATTCTTGCTTTAATTCCAAAATCACCTTTGGGAGCATTGAGAATAAAGAAGGGAGTAAAGAAGCCTTGGATTTTACGTCATTAAATTCATTTGGAATTACAAAGTCTTGGAATCAAAGTTACAAATGAGACAACCTTTTGTTGATCCATAGAATCCACCATTGTATCAatattttcctcttcatcaaGCTTTTTAACTTCATGCACCATAGAGGGCTGACAAGTTGCACATACAtcaaactcaattttcaaatcatGTGCACCCACTGTTTTGTTGCTCTCAAGTTGAACTTTCTCATCATCAACGATAAGCAACATATCTGAATCTTTATCAGGCTGAATTAAATCTACtacaaattattcaaatattttactATTCTGTTTAGGCTCTTCAATGTGCTCTTTTAGCTGCTCTAGCATTGTAGCAATACCTTTTGATACCTGTACCTCCATTTCAACACTAGGTTTTTGTGGTACTTGATGTCCTTTTATTATTAAGGTCTCACGTCTCCTTTATGGGAAGCATTGAGTTCGTTGCTATTTGTCAGCCATGGGGTTTTCAATGAATTGAGGCAGGTATTGGTTTACTACGCATTTGATTGACTCTGGCAGACATGTCTTGAACGGTTTTCACTAGATTCTCTAACATTTATTTTGTGGTAGACTGGACTAGAGTGGGCTTAGGACTAGAAATTGTAAGTGAGGCACTCATAAATATTACTCAAAGTGAACATTTCTCCCATTCACAATGTGATGGATGGGATATAGGATAATGTAGAGATATTTCTTACTCTTAATAATGTTGTCAGTTGTTACAAAATATGTTCTTATGTAAGCTTATTTGTTTCTAACTTCTATTAGTTCAGTCACATGTCCATGTGTAGGACAATTGgcttacttaaaaaaataaaagtaaaaataaaaaatcgattTTTGCATCATAGCATTGGAGCTTTGTGGTAGTCTTTTACTGTTTTTTGTGGTTGCAGACAGTTTTTGCAGCTTAGGCCATGTCtgctctccctccctctctctctctctcttccctagGGGTAAACTCCCATATTCtctattgtttgtttattgtgcATGAGCAAGAAAGAAAATACAGAATGTGCATCCTTCCCAGCCTCTCCAATGCAAAACCTTAGAAAAAGAATTTGTGAAAGGACCATGAAATGCAATTCAGATGTTGTCACATCACTATGTAATACATGCCTCAaatttcaacttcaatttcaggGCTATGACTCTTACCGAGAAGCAACAGCTTCGTAAATTGATCCAGAAGCTACCACCAAAAAATCTCGACCGTGTAGTGGAAATCATCCAACATGGCAAGCTGGCAGAACCACAATCACgtgatgaaatttttgttgatcttgaaaaagaggtaaatcatgaaaatgttatgaaatatatttagaatttttaattcTTCATAAAATGTCGTTGTTTTGCAGAATAATATAACACTTTGGAGATTGTACTACTATATTGGAGCAGTTGAAAAAGCTAGAATGACTTAGCAGAAGGGCTAGGATGCTTTCAAAGTAGTGTCATGCCTTTATGAGATGAATGGCCTACGTCTGCTCAGTCAGGACCACAATCTGTTGCTAAATCAATAGAGGATCAGATTATTCCCACTGCCTTGAAGAAGCTGTAAAGGTTTTAACTGTCAATGTGGCTCAGCAGGATCACTTTGCAAGGTCTTTAGTGAAGTTTGTTAATATGTCTGTACACAATTGCATACAAATCTAACCAGTTAATATGGTTATTTGAGCACAAAGGGCAGGAAAGCATTCTTTTGATGTACTTTCGAAATCCACCAAGATTGAGTGAACTTCGGATCGTAGTTTTGTGCTTCCTTTAGCACATGGCTCCTTTAGGTAGAGCCTTGTTACAATTCTTAATTCAGGGCCCTTTGCCATGTATTTCAGAAGTGCCATTTGAACCATCATATGAGTACATGATGCTGTAAATGAGTGACCAAACTAACGGCATtggttttttgttaaaagtttcTCTTTTTGGTTTCTGGGGCTTCTTTTGCATCCTATTATTTTCCATTTAGAGACGCTGTGGTTTGGTGATTAGATTCATCAGAAATGTCTTAACCATCTTTAGCGCATGTCATCATGACATGCCTCGTATGTTACTGTTTGCATTCCCAGGAAAAGAGGAAGGTATGATTAATGCAATATGAAGAAGAGTCATTCTTAAGTGTAACAAATGATTCAAATATTCCTAACACTCATCAATATCAGAACATCAATGGCCTTGTTCGTATTTCACATTTGTACTATTGCTCTTCTGGTAATTATGGTTTTTCTTCTAATTTAACACAACTAGGTTAGtaggtaaataaaaaaataaccagttgaaaagaaaaggggTGAGAGGAGTGGgggggaaaaacacaaaattacaTCTTATAAGATTAGTGAATTGTCATTTTAGtttgctaaaattaatttttttgtcatttcatTCTATTAACTAAACAATTATGTCACTTTTGTCCTTCCATccattaaaaatgatttaaaacaGCATTTTAAGAGAGTTATCCATGTTTTTTAAACGACAATGGAGAGAGAATTAACagacaaaaataacaaatttaaactTCACAAACTAAAACGACAACTCACCAAACTTATGGAGGGTAAactgtgtgtgtatatatatttcaaaataaacaaGGGATCCCTTCTTAAATGTATTCCTAATATTCACACATTCCTTTTTACATGATATAATTTCCTCATGTTAGGTACATACAGATGAGTGTGgatttcacattaaaaaaaaaattatagtaaagAAGTTGAGAATAATTGAGTCTGAAAAATTCATAGGCTTAAGGCTTAACCAAGTTGTTGACACGTGGTTTCTTGGTGAAACTTTTTGGAAAGAAACTGAAACGGCACTTCATTCTCATCGTGCCCCTTTGGTGAAAGTGTTCGGAAAGAAAGGGATTCAGGTCACAGTTTACAGGCCTGAAAGCGGAAAGACAACCTGCGATTTGACATTTACACACTAAGTAGGCTTTTACCATTCCAAATAAAAAGTTTCTGCATGCAAAATAATTTAAGGTGAAACCTTGAAATATACATTATTTTCAAATGCAATCCAGAATTGACAAATTAAACAGCAATTGAAACGGCACAAGCTTAGAGAAACTTGTGCGGAgctgaaaatattatttagcaGTAAAATAGACCAATTGAGACCATTTTtcaactaataataataacgaAAATGTTCCAAGGTacatggatatatatatatatatgtgtgtgtgtgtgtgtgtgttatgtgCTTCAGAAGCCAAAACATGAGACCTCTCATTGCAAACCTTATGAAAGAAAAGATGCAGTTAGAAACTTAGAATTACAGTTTTTAACCTGAAAAGAGAAACGAGAGAAGAAAGAGGAGTGGTATAAAGACCATCAATATTAATCAAAGGAGAGATGGGTCATGCTTGATGCTGTAAATGGCCATAGTATGTAAGACATTGAGAGCAGAGAGCTGACTGCAACTTGCAAGAGcagtgagaagaaagaaaatattctaTGTAGCCAACATGCAGCTTCAAAACACCTCATATGAAAGAGCATTATCACAGTTCCCATGAGATTTGGCATAGGATGACTTTCTTAAGTAAGAGTTGACAAAATGAGGAGAATGTGACAATTGTACTCAGATTGATAAAATGTAATGACAATAGATTATGGATATCAATTCATCAACAtaccaaaaagcaaaaagaaaagaaatatgaatagagaaaatttaatatcCTAATACAGAACTTTCCTCTCACCATCCTcgacaaagaaaaaaactaaaatgatgATCAAATTCCATCTTCCAAGAGTACTATACCAGGCTTGAAGAGTTAATGTAAAATCTTGAACAACAattctcttaaaaagaaaatgcgCCACGCCTTGGTCGTTCTTCAGCAACATTTACTCTCATCGCTCTGCCCTCCAAACTCTGCCACcagcaatgaaaaataaaatcaggTTGTTTGTCAACAAAAGAATCTTTAGCAAGAAGCACATTTTGCCACTACAGAGATGTGAAATCCTGTTCTTTAGCAAAATAGTACCtagtaataattattattaataaacacAAGCCTAGTAATCaagaatattaaaaagaaaaagatttgtGTGGGAACATACGGTTTTAATTACAAAAGGATttaaataccttttttttaccCCAAAAGGACAAGTACTATAACGTGTACCATGCACCTGaatttacataaataatatcCACCTTTTACCAAAACAAGTCATTTAGACATATTATCAAGATCTTCTTCCTTTATATATGGAACTAATGTCCATTAGGACTGCTTAATTACCATgattaaatttctcaaaaaaaattcaacccaggttaacaaaaaatatcaatGACTACAAGATGTTCAGATAGTGAATACAAAATGCAGTTGCAGATGATAATAGCACTAGATGGATTGCCCAAATGTTGGCTTTAACATAACCAACATAAAATCTGAAATAAGCATATTAAAGCATTATGGCTCCTTGCATGAtctgaaattaaaaaacataattcaaaTTTCTAACTGTAACAGGGTATAGAAGTTACCTGTCCATCAAGAGCAGCAATCGCATCATTCAATTCTGTCTCACTAGCCATTGTAACAAAGCCAAATCCACGTGAACGGCCAGTTTCCCGGTCATAAACTACCCTGGCATTAACCACCTTCCCATGTTCGCTAAAAACCTGCTCCAGACGAGCATCATCCACTTGCCATGGCAGGTTACCAACATAGATTCTGAATGAAGGATCATTCATTCTAGGTCGTTCTAATCGTGACCCTCTAGGAGCAGCCTTGTTTACAGTTAAAAGCCTTCCATTTAAATCCTGTTTAGAAATGTATGCAGGCGTCAGCTACTTGGATATTACAGTCACAAACACTTGATACTCAACAAGCATGGATATAATGTAAAGCTTTTATAGAACCGCACGCTACTCACTAACCAATGATTGATTGAactatcaaattcaaaatataagcCTCCCATTTTGAGAAAGTTGACACATTTTCACTCACCTATTGGTTTCTATGCAGCTAATAAGAAGGCTCTTACAGAAATGTCTTTTAATAGAAGCAAACCAGAAGGTAGTAACAACAACACACTCACTTGGACCATTTAAGTGGAAGGCACTGTTTAACATTAAGCATTGCATGATAGTGTGCCATTAGATTGTGGTGGACCATTCCTCACACAGTATGAACATTGCCCTTGATTCTGCCTCATTCTCCAAAACAAGCGCACAAGAGCACGTGAACTCTTATAAGCtatttaaacctttttttttaataaataaaaataggaaCAGTTGTCAGAAGTGGGATTTGAACTCACACCCTCTCAGGACGATCAGAACTGAATTCTGGTGCATTAGCCATTTAAAGTTAAACAATTATTCTCAATGAttaccccaaaattttgggaccaaGAGTTGGTAAATTCCATCAAGACTACAAAATCCAAAGGGGAGAAAATGAAATTGTGGCATAAAGGTACATAAAAGGAAGCACATCCAAGCAAGCTCCAATTACACAATGAACGACAGAATTGAACGTGCTTATATATGCTATATTCTAACTCGGCAATTAATTTTGTAATCATATAACATAGTTCAGACAATAAATAGataattcaaaactaaagaaaagGGCAACTTACATAACGATGGAAGATATCCACAGCCTTCTCAGCTTCTTCAACAGTACTCATAGTTacaaacccaaaacctctaCTCTGGTCTGTCTCCCTATTGTAAATTACCTATAACAAAACCAGCAGAATAACATAATTCAATGTCAGAAAATTTGCCAACTTCCAGTATTGCTCTTACAaacaaataaagagagagagagagaaatgaaaactTTACCTCAGCAATTTCAACAACCCCAGCTTGATTGAAGACCTCAGCTAGTTTCTCACTATCAACATCATAAGACAAATTACCCACAAAGAGTTTGGCCTCTTCAGGTGGCTCTGGATAAAATTCTTCACCCCCACCCAAAACCCCCTCTCCAgaactctcttcttcttcttcttcttcttcaccttcAGCCTCACTTTCATCAGAAGCAGCACTAGCCACTGTCTCCTCCAACCCTTGGCCCTCCCAACTCAAACCCTTTTCAACTTGGttctcttctccttcttcttgttGAGCCCAGTCTGAGGTCTGAGCCACGAGTGGGACTAGTTGGAAAGGCAAAGACTTGTTTTTGAGGGAGACCCATGAAGGGAAAGATGGTGAGGATGAGAATGAGAGGTGTGTGAGCTTGGTGGGTTTTGAGGGAAGTGAGAGAAATGGGGATTGGTTTTTAGTGGTGAAGAGTGTTGGTGTGGAAATTAAACAACTTTCTGCCATTGATAATGGCttaaagagaagagaagagtgGCTGCAGAAGAGAGAccgagagagcgagagagaggaTAAGGGGTTGTGGGGAAGGAGAGGGAAGAGGTTGTTTGAGCCACATTAAGCTTTACAAATAGGATGGTCCAAAATTCGGCCCAGGATTTGCAGATGTAGATAATTTGTCAAAATACATAATTCAGGAGTTTGGGGTTTAgatatttttacttaaaatatattttttacttattaaataattttgctatgattttgtttgtactctttttttgtcttatttcataaaaataaattaaatatatcaaGTTAGACAGACAATCTTCTATATTTTGCTTCCTATTATTTCTACTTCTAAgcatttctttcttaaaaaaaaaaaaaaaaaaaaaaatccttctaagagcatcagcattgaagaatgctactctatcctattttaccatcctaaaaagttactttattaattataccataccattttacaatacaatctacatccaaaaactctattattttactttttcattaaaatattatttttttaatctttctttattatttctttcacatcatcactttttttcaGCTAAGgatggaataaaatatatatttttttttagcatagtgctacagtacaattctaaacttagaattgtactgtagcactattgcaaaaaattttgcaataatgAGGTATACTATTTTTTGATGCAAATGTTTTTTAGCTATGAAATGCTAAAAAGGCCTTAgatatggcattagcattcttcaatgctaatgctctaagtattttttcttttcttttcttttttttctgtaTTTCGACACTAAaacatatatgaattttttttaaaagagagagagagagagagagagagacaactttgtctcttttttataaattgcatattttaactttgcaaaattcttttaaaaaattgtatgaaatttcaattcaatcctgtaattttttatttattgtcaaTTTAGTTCTTCTATCCATTCTATTAGAGGGTTTGCCGTAGtgttcaaaaacaaaataattttggtatctttgaattttttttataaaaaaaatacattatttttaGAACTCCTAAtagcaaaaagtaaaaaattactACAAGACATAAAGGAATAGATCATAGctatgaagttttttttttttttttt is a genomic window of Quercus lobata isolate SW786 chromosome 2, ValleyOak3.0 Primary Assembly, whole genome shotgun sequence containing:
- the LOC115976547 gene encoding 28 kDa ribonucleoprotein, chloroplastic-like — its product is MAESCLISTPTLFTTKNQSPFLSLPSKPTKLTHLSFSSSPSFPSWVSLKNKSLPFQLVPLVAQTSDWAQQEEGEENQVEKGLSWEGQGLEETVASAASDESEAEGEEEEEEEESSGEGVLGGGEEFYPEPPEEAKLFVGNLSYDVDSEKLAEVFNQAGVVEIAEVIYNRETDQSRGFGFVTMSTVEEAEKAVDIFHRYDLNGRLLTVNKAAPRGSRLERPRMNDPSFRIYVGNLPWQVDDARLEQVFSEHGKVVNARVVYDRETGRSRGFGFVTMASETELNDAIAALDGQSLEGRAMRVNVAEERPRRGAFSF